The Vibrio mangrovi genome includes a region encoding these proteins:
- a CDS encoding conserved phage C-terminal domain-containing protein, protein MSIRRAKRDQCFTLVGNHIFQEGHLSFQAMGMLTYLLSKPDHWQVSPAQLANVTQGAAKKTGRDGVYAILKELRQVGYVTTQKRASGEIEYIVFDEPKTVNPDLAVRSVSCSETDKPDLAQPDPAQPTQVKTDPKQKRKDQLLILAQQSEGNDSVSEKLQQANDMQDVVFHLNNAAQTRFQPKGQTAGLIIARMQDGFSVQDLMAVIDHKVQEWGDDARMRQYLRPATLFNINKFPGYLSQARYVRENGTTAVAVAVGRPSRHWEPDDEDTRWIHALHQSSEQYN, encoded by the coding sequence ATGAGCATTAGACGGGCCAAACGGGATCAGTGTTTTACGTTGGTCGGAAATCATATTTTTCAGGAAGGGCATTTATCTTTTCAGGCGATGGGGATGCTGACTTATCTGTTGTCAAAACCGGATCACTGGCAGGTCAGTCCTGCTCAGTTAGCCAATGTCACTCAGGGAGCAGCAAAGAAAACTGGCCGGGATGGCGTATATGCCATTCTGAAAGAGCTGCGGCAGGTCGGTTATGTGACTACACAGAAGCGTGCCAGCGGAGAGATTGAATATATTGTTTTTGATGAACCAAAAACGGTGAATCCGGATTTGGCTGTTCGTTCAGTCTCTTGTTCTGAAACGGATAAGCCAGATCTGGCTCAACCAGATCCGGCTCAGCCGACACAAGTAAAGACTGATCCAAAACAAAAACGGAAGGATCAATTATTGATCCTTGCGCAGCAGTCAGAAGGTAACGACTCAGTTTCAGAGAAGCTACAGCAAGCAAATGATATGCAAGATGTTGTTTTTCATCTGAATAATGCTGCACAGACGCGCTTTCAGCCTAAAGGTCAGACGGCTGGTTTGATCATAGCCCGCATGCAGGATGGTTTTTCAGTCCAGGATCTGATGGCCGTGATTGATCACAAGGTTCAGGAATGGGGAGATGATGCCCGGATGCGTCAGTATCTGCGTCCAGCCACACTTTTCAATATCAATAAGTTTCCAGGCTATCTCTCGCAGGCCCGGTATGTCCGGGAGAATGGTACCACTGCTGTTGCTGTTGCTGTGGGTCGGCCGTCCCGGCACTGGGAGCCTGATGATGAGGACACTCGCTGGATCCATGCGTTACATCAGTCTTCAGAACAATATAACTGA
- a CDS encoding SAM-dependent methyltransferase, whose amino-acid sequence MFWERKFEKFIDRISDSQSLPMTIQLWNGREVHLTDEPKVVIEVPHFSSLKHLINPSLDKLGHAYVEGKLHVKGKVMDVVEIANQLVAYGSNYTGKHGGSRRYHHTRKLDSESISYHYDVSNEFYQAWLDKNMVYSCGYFKTMDDSLDLAQEQKIDHILNKIQLQPGQTLLDVGCGWGALIIRAAQKFGAKATGITISEQQYLETQKRIRAAGLESVCEVHLLDYRDVHGTFDRITSVGMFEHVGLKHLNEYFSKLNSLLAEDGVMMNHGITTTDPKSGSAPSGAGKFIDRYVFPNGELPHIGLVLKEMAIAGLEPVDIENLRHHYAMTLEHWAARFEAQSEQLKTMVDDKQFRIWRVYLAGCAHAFHHNWVALHQIVATKADRYVLPLTRDYMYHD is encoded by the coding sequence ATGTTCTGGGAAAGAAAATTTGAGAAATTTATAGATCGGATTAGTGACAGCCAGTCACTGCCAATGACCATCCAGTTATGGAATGGTCGTGAGGTTCACCTGACGGATGAGCCCAAAGTCGTTATTGAAGTACCACACTTTTCTTCATTAAAACATTTAATTAACCCATCACTGGATAAGTTGGGTCATGCATATGTCGAAGGGAAACTCCATGTCAAAGGTAAAGTCATGGATGTGGTTGAAATTGCCAACCAGTTAGTTGCATATGGATCTAACTATACCGGGAAACATGGCGGTTCCCGGCGCTATCATCACACGCGTAAACTCGATTCAGAGTCAATTTCTTATCATTATGATGTTTCAAATGAGTTTTATCAGGCATGGCTCGATAAGAATATGGTTTATTCTTGTGGTTATTTTAAAACCATGGATGACTCGCTGGATCTGGCTCAGGAGCAAAAGATAGACCATATTCTGAATAAAATTCAGCTCCAGCCCGGGCAAACTTTGCTGGATGTCGGGTGTGGCTGGGGAGCGTTAATCATCAGGGCAGCACAGAAGTTTGGGGCGAAAGCGACGGGAATCACCATTTCTGAACAGCAATACCTGGAAACACAGAAACGTATTCGGGCTGCGGGACTGGAATCAGTTTGTGAAGTTCACTTGCTCGATTACCGGGATGTTCATGGTACCTTTGACCGGATTACCAGTGTTGGTATGTTCGAACATGTCGGATTAAAACACCTGAATGAGTATTTTTCTAAATTGAATTCGTTGTTGGCAGAGGATGGCGTCATGATGAACCATGGGATCACCACCACAGATCCTAAATCCGGTTCAGCACCATCCGGAGCCGGAAAGTTTATTGATCGTTATGTTTTCCCGAATGGTGAATTGCCTCACATTGGTCTGGTTTTAAAAGAGATGGCGATTGCGGGTCTGGAACCTGTTGATATTGAAAATTTACGACACCACTACGCGATGACTCTGGAGCATTGGGCTGCCCGGTTTGAGGCACAAAGTGAACAATTGAAAACCATGGTTGATGATAAACAGTTCCGGATCTGGCGGGTTTATCTGGCAGGATGTGCTCATGCATTTCATCACAATTGGGTTGCGCTGCATCAGATCGTGGCAACAAAAGCAGATCGATATGTTCTGCCACTGACGCGGGATTATATGTATCACGATTAG
- a CDS encoding S24 family peptidase, giving the protein MIVELGERLKARRESLGLTQDMLTARVKEIDSSLSLNRITISQIENGIQSSMKDRLLLAMSKALECSPEWIVYGTDSANSDISSSSSQANVSNGPSASAMCPVISWVKAGDFSEAVTPYAPDEYEYYPCPVHSGPGTYILRVRGDSMEPRFEENDLIFIDPNLVEPEHNKFVIAMLTDSAEATFKQIQVIDNKKFLKALNPSYPPELRFLSINGNCQIIGTVIAHMKPI; this is encoded by the coding sequence ATGATTGTTGAATTAGGCGAACGTCTCAAAGCCAGACGAGAGAGTTTAGGGCTCACCCAGGACATGCTGACAGCCCGAGTGAAAGAGATAGATTCATCTCTGAGTCTGAACCGGATTACGATCAGTCAGATCGAAAACGGGATTCAGTCGAGTATGAAAGACCGCTTATTACTGGCAATGTCTAAAGCATTAGAATGCTCACCGGAATGGATTGTATACGGAACCGACTCAGCCAATAGTGATATATCGTCTTCTTCTTCACAGGCCAATGTGAGTAATGGTCCCTCAGCATCAGCGATGTGTCCGGTGATATCCTGGGTCAAAGCCGGTGATTTTTCCGAAGCAGTCACACCTTACGCCCCCGATGAATACGAATATTATCCCTGCCCGGTGCATAGTGGCCCGGGAACTTATATTCTCAGGGTCCGGGGAGATTCAATGGAACCCCGGTTTGAGGAGAACGACCTGATATTTATCGATCCGAATCTGGTAGAACCCGAGCACAACAAGTTCGTCATTGCCATGCTGACCGATTCAGCAGAAGCGACATTCAAGCAGATACAGGTCATTGATAATAAAAAATTTCTAAAAGCTCTCAATCCATCCTATCCACCGGAACTACGCTTCTTATCCATCAATGGCAATTGTCAGATTATTGGTACGGTGATTGCCCACATGAAGCCAATCTAG